Proteins encoded in a region of the Diabrotica virgifera virgifera chromosome 4, PGI_DIABVI_V3a genome:
- the LOC114333325 gene encoding uncharacterized protein LOC114333325, translated as MFKADIKELSSNAYQIYTDASKSTKGTACAIFDPQTIKIPPFWPNDPEIGFLQIENQFTLVNITSDATKFNYIVANLETPYISEVRDIIVSPQATERYVKLKSELIKRLSASQQQKIKRLLEHEELGDRRPFQFLRHLQSLTGTTVPDNIVISLWLGRLPSSTQPILATQAKASLDAVAELADTISEAIAPSAQISEASNARESAIDKLTAELAEIKIQLTSLSQAQAQTNTYRRNRSNSRGRRYPRDRGYSREHNSDILCWYHYQASGKHRGQSMPTKYQHR; from the exons ATGTTTAAAGCTGATATTAAAGAACTATCATCGAATGCTTATCAAATCTACACCGATGCTTCCAAAAGTACTAAAGGAACAGCATGTGCAATTTTCGATCCTCAAACAA TTAAAATCCCACCGTTCTGGCCAAACGATCCTGAAATAGGGTTCCTGCAAATAGAAAACCAATTTACACTGGTAAACATAACAAGTGACGCAACAAAATTTAACTACATAGTTGCTAATCTGGAAACACCTTACATATCAGAAGTTAGGGACATCATTGTGTCACCACAAGCTACAGAGAGGTACGTAAAATTAAAGTCAGAGTTAATTAAGAGACTTAGTGCATCTCaacaacaaaaaattaaaagactaCTTGAGCATGAAGAACTTGGCGATCGAAGACCTTTCCAATTCTTACGACATTTACAGTCTTTAACAGGCACAACAGTACCagataatattgttatatctcTGTGGTTAGGTAGACTACCATCATCTACACAGCCTATTCTAGCTACTCAAGCTAAAGCTAGTTTGGACGCAGTTGCCGAGCTAGCTGACACAATCTCTGAAGCTATAGCTCCTAGCGCCCAAATATCAGAAGCTTCCAACGCGCGTGAGAGTGCCATCGATAAATTGACAGCCGAATTAGCTGAAATAAAAATTCAGCTAACTAGCTTGTCGCAGGCTCAAGCACAAACTAACACATACCGTCGTAACCGCAGCAACTCAAGGGGCAGACGATATCCTAGAGACAGAGGCTACAGTAGGGAACATAATAGTGACATATTATGTTGGTATCACTACCAAGCATCAGGGAAACATCGCGGGCAGTCG